The genomic DNA TACTTCTTCTCCTGCGGCATCCACAGGCCCTGCTTGAACAGGTCGACGTAGCGCGGGTCATTGTGGAAGGCGAACAGCTCCACCGCCTCCTCCACATGCCGGGTGCCCGCGAAGATCGCCGAGGCGCCCGCGACCTGGGTCGTGGTGAACGCCTCCCCGTACTTGGGGAGCACGCCGATGCCGTAGTCGACCTTGCTCTCGTTCATGTCGAGCAGGCTCCAGTGACCGTCGACGACCATCGCGACGCGCTTGGTCTTCAGCAGGATGTTGGTGCCGGGCACGTCGTCGCCGGTCGCGGCGAGCTGGCCGGGGCCGGGCGCGACGCGGTGCTTGTGGATGAGGTCCTGCAGGTTCTGGAACACCTCGATGGCCTCGGGGCTGTCGAGCAGGCACCTGGTGCCGGCCTCGTCGGCGAAGTCGGCGCCGTTGCTGCGCAGGAAGGGATACCAGGCGGCGCTGTAGGTGATGCTGCTGGAGACACCGAACTGCTTGACCTGCCCGGGGTCGAAGCCGGTCTCGTCGGGGTGTTTGCCGCCCTGGTCGATGGTGAGCTTGTAAGCGTTCTGCACCATCTCATCCCACGACCAGGCGTCGGCGGCCCGCAGCGGCGGGGTGATCCCGGCCTCCGTGACGGCCGCCTTGCTGAACCACAGCAGCTCGACCTCGTTGGCCGTGGCCAGGCCGTGCAGCCTGTCCTGGCCGTACCAGAGGTAGGCATCAGGCAGATAGCCGGCCAGCTGCGGATACTTCTCCAGGTAGGGGAAGAGGTTGACCAGCTTGCCCTGCTCGGCCAGGCGGAAGGACATCGACATCGGCACGTATCCGGCGTCGGGCATCCGGCCGGCGGCGACCAGGGTGTTGAGCTTCACGTCATACTCGTCCGGGGTGTAGAGCGGGTTGACCTTCACCCCGGCGTGCCGCCGCTCGTAGGCCTTGAGCATCTTGTCGATGGCCTGCTTCTCGAATGTCGATCCCCAGTACATGAACTGCAGCCGGACCTTCCCCGCCGAACCCGATCCGCTGCCGCCACTGCTGCAGGCCCCGGCGGCGGCGCCGAAGGCGGCCAGGCCGCCCATCCTGAACAGGTCTCGTCTTCTCATGATCGTTTTCCTTTACGCGAGGGGGAGCCAGACCCGCATCGCGCCGCCGTCACGGTTGTCCCACTGGAAGTAGGGGACGGCCGTGGCGGTCACGTGCGCACTGGTCGCGAGGTGGTCGGAAGGAGTGGTCAGGTACGGCAGGCCGGCGCCGGGCTGGGCGATCGCGAGGGCGTCGGCCTCGACGAGCACGGTCCTGCCGACGCCGGGCAGGTCGTCCTTGTCGAGAACGCGTAGCTCGGCCTCCGGGCTCAGCGCGAGCTCCTCGACGTCGGCGCCCTGGTCGGTCTGCTCGAAGCAGTAGACGAGCGGCCCCCGCTCGACGGCGACGCTCCCCCGTACCGCGTCGATCCGCCGGTGCGGGTGGACCAGGCGCGGCGTCAGGTCCAATTCGAGCTCGACCGTGTCGCCCGGCCGCCAGGTGCACTCCAGGGCGACGTACCCGTTGCCGTCCGGGGCGACGGGCCGCCCGTCCACGGTGGTGGCGGCGCTCCACGCGGGAACGCGGAGGCTGAGCGTCCACTCTCGCTCCGGCGCCCGCTCGACGGTGAAGGTGACCCTGCCGTCCCACGGGAAGTCGGTGGCGACGGACACCGCGAACTCGCCGGAGCGGATGGCTCCCGGCACGTACTGGTGCACGACGAGCGCCCGGTCGTCGGTGGTGGCGACGTAGTGGCCCAGGGAGGAGATCGTACGCATGATGTTGGGCGGGCAGCAGGCACAGGCGAACCAGTCCCGCCGCCGCCCGAGATAGGCGTCCTCGACCAGGTCGCTCCTGCGCTGGAGCGGGTTGACGTAGAAGAACCGGACGCCGTCGGCCGAGGTGGAGGCGGCCAGCGCGTTGTAGAGGATGCGTTCGATCAGGTCGGCGTAGCGCCCCTGGCCGGTGGCCAGCAGCAGTCGCCAGTTCCAGTAGACGCCGGCGATCGCCGCGCAGCTCTCGTTGTAGGCGCGGTCCGGCGGCAGCTCGTAGCGCTCGCCGAACGCCTCGCCGTCGTGGCGGGAGCCCACTCCGCCGGTGAGGTAGGTCTTGGTGGCGACCATGTCCTCCCAGCGCCGCACCGAGCACGCCAGCAGCGACTCATCACCCGTCTCCAGGTAGACGTCGACGATCCCGGCCTCCAGGTAGAGCTGGCGCACCGCGTGCCCCACCGGGGTGTCGGCCTCCCTGACCGGCAGGTGGTCCTGGGCGTAGAGGGGGCCCATGCCGCTGTCCTTGATCAGCCCCTTCCCCCGGTTGTCGATCAGCTTCCTGACCAGTTCCAGGTAGGAACCCTCCCCCGTCAGCCGGTAGAGCTCCACCAGCGCGGACTCGACCTCGGCGTGCCCGTCGATGCCGTCGTCGCCGCCCCGCAGGAACACCTCGACCAGGTGATCGGCGAACCTCCTGGCGACGGCGACCAGCTCCTCACCCACACCGACGCGGGCTGCGGCCACCGCCGCCTGGAACAGGTGGCCCGCGCAGTACATCTCGTGGCTGTACTCAAGCTCGGCGTAGATCCTGTCCGGCTTGACCACCTGGTAGTGGGAGTTGAGGTAGCCGTCGGCGCGCTGCGCCGTGGCGAGCACCCGCGCCGCCTGGTCGATGAACTCCACGTACTCGGCGGCGGGCGCTCTGCCGTACTCCCAGGCCACCGCCTCCAGCTGCTTGTAGAGGTCGGAGTCCTGGAAGCGGTAACCCTGGAACTCCCCGCCCGCCGCACCGGCGGCGCGCCTGAGGTTGGGCAGGCTGCCCGCCTGTTCCATCTGGACCAGCCCGAGCGGGATGCTGGCCGCACGGTTGATCTCCTGCCAGCGGCCCAGCGGCCCGCCGGTGATCGTCACCTCGCCGATCCCCAGCGGGCGCTGCACCGCCCGGGACGCCGGTGTCGGTACGGCGGGGCCGCGGACCTGTTCGTGGAAGGCACCCATCGAGCTCCTCAGGCCAAGGGAAACAGCGAGCCAGCAGGAAAACTGAGAATAGGTTTTCTCAAACCGACGGTAAGCTGTGACGCAACATGGGTCAAGAGGCCCATGTTCTCCCAGCGTCAGAGCTGTTGTTGTGCGGGAGCCAAGCCGAGCCAAGGAGGAAAACGGTTGTCCAACCCTTCCGGCGAGCCCGGAAAGCCGGCCACGATCAGAGATGTCGCGGCAGCCGCCGGCGTGTCGATCGGGACCGCTTCCAAGGC from Streptosporangium sp. NBC_01756 includes the following:
- a CDS encoding ABC transporter substrate-binding protein — translated: MRRRDLFRMGGLAAFGAAAGACSSGGSGSGSAGKVRLQFMYWGSTFEKQAIDKMLKAYERRHAGVKVNPLYTPDEYDVKLNTLVAAGRMPDAGYVPMSMSFRLAEQGKLVNLFPYLEKYPQLAGYLPDAYLWYGQDRLHGLATANEVELLWFSKAAVTEAGITPPLRAADAWSWDEMVQNAYKLTIDQGGKHPDETGFDPGQVKQFGVSSSITYSAAWYPFLRSNGADFADEAGTRCLLDSPEAIEVFQNLQDLIHKHRVAPGPGQLAATGDDVPGTNILLKTKRVAMVVDGHWSLLDMNESKVDYGIGVLPKYGEAFTTTQVAGASAIFAGTRHVEEAVELFAFHNDPRYVDLFKQGLWMPQEKKYYEDQAAIDAWTKNELHPPEFRTAVVDYTREHGVPDIRNRVKNLSAISSDVLTPALQEIESGKRPAGEVLKEAAPKITGMLQGWHHTQDL
- a CDS encoding glycoside hydrolase family 127 protein codes for the protein MGAFHEQVRGPAVPTPASRAVQRPLGIGEVTITGGPLGRWQEINRAASIPLGLVQMEQAGSLPNLRRAAGAAGGEFQGYRFQDSDLYKQLEAVAWEYGRAPAAEYVEFIDQAARVLATAQRADGYLNSHYQVVKPDRIYAELEYSHEMYCAGHLFQAAVAAARVGVGEELVAVARRFADHLVEVFLRGGDDGIDGHAEVESALVELYRLTGEGSYLELVRKLIDNRGKGLIKDSGMGPLYAQDHLPVREADTPVGHAVRQLYLEAGIVDVYLETGDESLLACSVRRWEDMVATKTYLTGGVGSRHDGEAFGERYELPPDRAYNESCAAIAGVYWNWRLLLATGQGRYADLIERILYNALAASTSADGVRFFYVNPLQRRSDLVEDAYLGRRRDWFACACCPPNIMRTISSLGHYVATTDDRALVVHQYVPGAIRSGEFAVSVATDFPWDGRVTFTVERAPEREWTLSLRVPAWSAATTVDGRPVAPDGNGYVALECTWRPGDTVELELDLTPRLVHPHRRIDAVRGSVAVERGPLVYCFEQTDQGADVEELALSPEAELRVLDKDDLPGVGRTVLVEADALAIAQPGAGLPYLTTPSDHLATSAHVTATAVPYFQWDNRDGGAMRVWLPLA